A stretch of the Nosocomiicoccus ampullae genome encodes the following:
- a CDS encoding DNA translocase FtsK: protein MAKKKKKRRTKKNERQQYYALTSFIMLLIVFISIFQLGTLGEFIDSIFTYLFGLSRYFTYIIIVLTSIYVAMNHNFPFTKRMFGYVLLQFGLIFLFHSVLYIKNRTLINNYYTFDEVKSLISETGAKNFTGGGVIGQVLFTAMNNTLSFIGTVILAAVFIYFSVIMIRNKSVEVELRKDFSRIGALLTLSGEKISTKTSELIEKNKENRKERPKKEKKEKKAPVIETDDSIETPIEKPSIEEESVQETYEPEIVGSDDFEEDSIVESKETRRDIEYEEEELEETINQESVEDNTPLDELDDEEIKELLEYKTPPITLLKDAEVTEKMSNDVVLKQGKVLEETLHNFGVKAKVSKIRIGPAVTQFEVQPDIGVKVSRIINLQNDIALSLAAKDIRIEAPIPGKSAVGIEVPNSVVSMVTLREVIKRKTSTNPLEVALGKDISGAPIMAELNKMPHLLVAGSTGSGKSVCINGIIVSILLNAKPHEVKLMMIDPKMVELNTYNGIPHLLSPVVTNPQKAADALQRVVNEMERRYDLFSATNTKNISAYNKYLERTAEDPDKVSKMPYIVVIIDELADLMMVASKDVEASITRIAQMARAAGIHLIIATQRPSVDVITGIIKANIPSRIAFAVSSTTDSRTILDSGGAEKLLGKGDMLFLPSGRSKPIRVQGAFLSDEEVHGVVDFVTSQMKANYDKSVILNQKEPKKEEVESEDELYPDAKMFVIREQRASASLLQRQFRIGYNRAARLVDDLERNEIIGPAAGSKPRNVLVTESDLDMKES, encoded by the coding sequence ATGGCGAAAAAGAAGAAAAAACGTCGTACAAAAAAGAATGAACGGCAACAATATTATGCACTGACGAGTTTTATAATGTTATTAATTGTCTTTATATCTATTTTTCAACTCGGAACTCTCGGTGAGTTTATAGATTCTATATTTACTTATCTATTTGGCTTAAGTAGATATTTTACTTATATTATCATCGTGTTAACTAGTATTTACGTCGCCATGAATCACAACTTTCCTTTTACAAAGAGAATGTTTGGATACGTTCTTTTACAGTTTGGCTTAATCTTTTTATTTCACTCAGTCTTATATATTAAAAACCGTACATTAATTAATAACTACTATACATTTGACGAAGTGAAATCATTAATTAGTGAAACAGGTGCGAAAAACTTCACCGGTGGTGGAGTTATTGGACAAGTATTATTTACAGCGATGAATAACACGTTAAGTTTCATCGGTACAGTGATACTTGCAGCGGTCTTTATCTATTTCTCAGTGATAATGATTCGTAATAAAAGTGTTGAAGTAGAACTACGTAAAGACTTTTCTAGAATTGGTGCACTTCTCACTTTAAGTGGAGAAAAGATTTCTACAAAAACGTCAGAACTCATTGAGAAAAATAAAGAAAACCGTAAAGAACGTCCGAAAAAAGAAAAGAAAGAGAAAAAAGCACCAGTTATTGAAACAGACGATTCTATAGAAACACCTATTGAAAAACCTTCAATTGAAGAAGAATCTGTACAAGAAACTTACGAACCAGAAATCGTCGGTAGTGATGACTTTGAAGAAGACTCAATCGTAGAAAGTAAAGAAACTAGAAGAGACATTGAATACGAAGAAGAAGAGCTAGAAGAAACGATTAACCAAGAATCCGTTGAAGATAATACACCACTCGACGAATTAGACGATGAAGAAATAAAAGAATTACTAGAATATAAAACACCACCAATCACTTTATTAAAAGATGCTGAAGTGACTGAAAAAATGTCTAATGATGTTGTCTTAAAACAAGGTAAAGTTCTTGAAGAAACGCTTCATAACTTTGGTGTAAAAGCAAAAGTGTCAAAAATTAGAATCGGTCCAGCAGTCACACAGTTTGAAGTCCAACCAGATATCGGTGTAAAAGTAAGTCGTATTATTAATTTACAAAATGATATTGCGTTGTCACTTGCTGCAAAAGATATTCGTATTGAAGCACCGATTCCAGGTAAGTCAGCAGTTGGTATTGAAGTGCCAAACTCTGTCGTTTCTATGGTGACATTACGCGAAGTAATTAAACGTAAGACGAGTACAAATCCACTTGAAGTCGCACTTGGTAAAGATATTTCAGGTGCACCAATTATGGCAGAGTTAAATAAAATGCCACACTTACTCGTTGCAGGATCTACAGGAAGCGGTAAATCTGTCTGTATTAACGGAATTATTGTATCGATTTTACTAAATGCTAAACCACACGAAGTAAAATTAATGATGATCGACCCAAAAATGGTTGAGTTAAATACGTATAATGGAATTCCGCATCTACTAAGTCCGGTTGTAACGAACCCACAAAAAGCAGCGGATGCACTTCAAAGAGTTGTAAACGAAATGGAAAGACGATATGACTTATTTAGTGCAACGAACACGAAAAATATTTCAGCATACAATAAATATTTAGAACGTACTGCTGAGGACCCTGACAAAGTGTCTAAAATGCCGTATATTGTCGTTATTATTGATGAATTAGCAGATCTTATGATGGTCGCAAGTAAAGATGTTGAAGCGAGTATTACACGTATCGCTCAAATGGCGCGTGCGGCTGGAATCCATTTAATTATCGCAACGCAGCGTCCATCAGTTGACGTTATAACAGGGATTATTAAGGCAAATATACCATCAAGAATTGCTTTTGCGGTAAGTTCAACGACAGACTCACGAACAATCTTAGACTCTGGTGGTGCTGAGAAACTTCTCGGTAAAGGGGATATGCTATTTTTACCATCTGGACGTTCTAAACCAATTCGTGTACAAGGGGCATTTTTATCAGATGAAGAGGTTCATGGTGTTGTTGACTTTGTGACGAGCCAAATGAAAGCAAACTATGACAAATCTGTTATTTTAAATCAAAAAGAACCTAAAAAAGAAGAAGTTGAATCTGAAGACGAGTTATATCCAGATGCAAAAATGTTTGTTATCAGAGAGCAGCGCGCAAGCGCTAGTTTACTACAGCGACAATTTAGGATTGGTTATAACCGTGCAGCACGACTTGTTGACGACTTAGAGCGTAACGAAATTATCGGTCCAGCTGCTGGAAGTAAACCAAGAAACGTACTCGTCACAGAAAGTGATTTGGATATGAAGGAGAGTTAA
- a CDS encoding SDR family oxidoreductase, with product MRNVVLVGSSGSIGSAIHNELKSEHVISFSKQTPSKFNNTHHYIDLSQPISVDEIKEKIDVDVVDDLIYTPGIAHFNMLEDTPLNIIDEQYNIQVRNLIVFIQAILPKIKKSPHGRIVIISSVYGQVGASCESVYASMKGAQNTLVKSLAVEYAGTNVTVNAVAPGVVKGKMTDLLSDVDLKTLIEDLPQRRLIEPSEVAKLVMYILSEDSQSVTGQIFNINGGWYT from the coding sequence ATGCGTAACGTCGTATTAGTAGGAAGTAGCGGATCGATTGGATCCGCAATACATAATGAATTAAAGTCAGAACATGTCATTAGCTTTTCAAAACAAACACCGTCAAAATTTAATAACACACATCATTATATTGATCTTTCTCAACCAATTTCAGTTGATGAAATTAAAGAGAAGATAGATGTTGATGTGGTAGATGATCTTATATATACACCAGGAATCGCACATTTTAATATGTTAGAAGACACACCATTAAATATTATTGATGAGCAATATAACATTCAAGTCCGTAACTTAATCGTTTTTATACAGGCGATTTTACCAAAAATTAAAAAGAGTCCACACGGACGAATTGTTATTATTTCAAGTGTATACGGACAAGTTGGTGCGAGTTGTGAAAGTGTGTATGCATCGATGAAAGGTGCACAAAATACACTCGTTAAATCACTCGCTGTAGAATACGCAGGAACAAACGTCACAGTGAATGCAGTTGCACCGGGCGTTGTTAAAGGTAAGATGACAGATTTACTTTCTGATGTTGATTTAAAAACTTTGATTGAAGATTTACCCCAGCGTCGCCTAATTGAACCGAGTGAAGTTGCTAAACTCGTCATGTATATACTTAGTGAAGATAGCCAATCAGTTACCGGTCAAATATTTAATATAAACGGTGGATGGTACACATAG
- the yfmF gene encoding EF-P 5-aminopentanol modification-associated protein YfmF, giving the protein MDINKTVNGNIPIVTINTDKFKTFTLRITFRNELDVETVTLRNILARMMIKRTKTYDTEAKLIQYLSEYYGAHLTYQTSKIGSSHLVHFTLEFVNERFIHEDLDILENLSKLLNELLNTPFSYDEKTVEYLEKEKRLYKNRLKSMMDNSMQRAYVNLLDEMFGDSAEGALSYGKIEDIDDITIDDIKRVHESMMSNDEMMILLCGNINDNTHDSLEKIYSRKEEIKLPFSTYKMDINKVLNYKVDHDDVEQSKAILGFKIDKENTSEMAVRILNTMFGGSASSYLFKHLREERSLAYQISSTVDIKNGLLFALAGVDHSRVKETEEHILIELEKFQNGDFTDEFLEETKNKILSDRQNSKDRSKALISIVYNEYLMDTNERQFIEKVNNITREDIIQAAKSVHIDTVYTLTGGQSDDS; this is encoded by the coding sequence TTGGATATTAACAAAACAGTTAACGGAAATATTCCAATCGTAACAATTAATACAGATAAATTTAAAACTTTTACATTACGTATTACGTTTAGAAATGAGTTAGACGTTGAAACAGTGACGTTAAGAAATATACTCGCACGAATGATGATTAAACGTACGAAGACGTACGACACTGAAGCGAAACTCATTCAATATTTATCAGAATATTACGGTGCACATCTGACGTATCAAACGTCAAAAATTGGATCGAGTCACCTCGTTCACTTTACGCTAGAGTTTGTGAACGAACGCTTCATCCATGAAGATCTTGATATTTTAGAAAACTTGTCAAAACTTTTAAATGAGCTATTAAATACACCATTTTCATACGATGAAAAGACTGTCGAGTATTTAGAAAAAGAGAAGCGCCTGTATAAGAATCGACTAAAAAGTATGATGGATAATAGTATGCAGCGTGCGTATGTGAATTTACTAGACGAAATGTTCGGTGATAGTGCTGAAGGTGCGTTATCATACGGTAAAATTGAAGATATCGATGACATTACAATTGACGATATTAAACGTGTACATGAGTCAATGATGAGTAATGATGAGATGATGATTTTACTATGCGGTAATATTAACGATAATACGCACGACTCATTAGAGAAAATTTACAGTCGCAAAGAAGAAATTAAATTACCATTTAGCACGTATAAAATGGATATTAATAAAGTTTTAAACTATAAAGTTGACCATGATGACGTCGAACAATCAAAGGCAATTTTAGGATTTAAAATTGATAAAGAAAATACGAGTGAAATGGCAGTACGTATATTAAATACGATGTTTGGCGGCAGTGCATCGAGCTACTTATTTAAACATTTACGTGAAGAGAGATCTCTCGCTTATCAAATTAGTTCAACAGTAGACATTAAAAATGGATTATTATTTGCACTCGCTGGTGTCGATCATTCACGTGTGAAAGAAACTGAAGAGCATATTTTAATTGAGCTTGAGAAATTCCAAAATGGTGATTTCACAGATGAGTTTTTAGAAGAAACGAAAAATAAAATTCTTTCAGATAGACAAAATAGTAAAGACCGCTCAAAAGCATTGATTAGTATTGTTTATAATGAATATTTAATGGATACAAATGAACGTCAGTTTATTGAAAAAGTAAACAACATTACACGTGAGGACATTATTCAAGCAGCAAAATCTGTCCATATTGATACAGTCTATACGTTAACAGGAGGTCAAAGTGATGACAGTTAA
- the yfmH gene encoding EF-P 5-aminopentanol modification-associated protein YfmH has protein sequence MTVKYYEALEETVISETLPNGLEVVYVKKPGFNKKYATYTTRFGSKDNHFTVDGKEHKIPDGIAHFLEHKMFEKEDGDVFHKFSEHGASANAFTSFDRTSYLFSCTENFYDNLELLMDMVEKPYFTDESVEKEIGIINEEIKMYQDNPGFRLFTTMMESLYQKHPVRIDIAGTLESISEITKEDLYLCHDTFYAPNNMVLIVVGDLNEDELFSYVKNHQSKREHSKKDLVVHTVSEPKEVNDKEKTVSMNVSEDRFMLGYKFNNDLSTKKLLKLDFTMMFALEMVFGPKSDYYYELINNGLVDDSFQFAFNGESDFAHTLFVSHTNDIERTVKRIKEIIDEVKSTDYFTEDMLLSEKRETIGDYLSSLNSPEYIANQYTKYFLDGGNLYEILDIIEAVTIDDVKEAFETVLDDHYVSQVEMVKNA, from the coding sequence ATGACAGTTAAATATTACGAAGCACTAGAAGAAACCGTCATTAGTGAAACACTTCCTAACGGTTTAGAGGTTGTCTATGTTAAAAAACCGGGGTTTAATAAAAAGTACGCAACGTACACGACAAGATTTGGGTCTAAAGATAATCATTTTACAGTCGACGGTAAAGAACATAAAATACCAGACGGTATCGCACACTTTTTAGAACATAAAATGTTTGAAAAAGAAGATGGTGACGTCTTCCATAAATTTAGTGAGCACGGCGCAAGTGCGAACGCATTTACTTCGTTTGACCGTACGAGTTATTTATTTAGTTGTACAGAAAACTTTTACGATAACTTAGAACTTTTAATGGATATGGTCGAAAAACCTTATTTTACAGATGAGTCTGTAGAAAAAGAGATTGGTATTATTAACGAAGAAATTAAAATGTACCAAGATAATCCTGGGTTTAGATTATTCACTACGATGATGGAGTCACTTTATCAGAAACATCCAGTGAGAATTGATATTGCTGGAACGTTAGAGTCAATTAGTGAAATTACGAAAGAAGACTTATATTTATGTCATGATACGTTTTACGCACCGAATAACATGGTATTAATTGTCGTCGGTGATTTAAATGAAGATGAGTTATTTAGCTACGTTAAAAATCATCAGTCGAAACGTGAACACTCTAAAAAAGATTTAGTCGTCCATACGGTTTCCGAGCCTAAAGAAGTAAATGATAAAGAAAAAACAGTAAGTATGAATGTATCAGAAGATCGTTTTATGCTTGGGTATAAATTTAATAATGACTTATCAACAAAGAAATTATTAAAATTAGACTTTACGATGATGTTTGCGTTAGAAATGGTGTTTGGTCCTAAATCAGACTACTATTATGAGTTAATAAATAATGGACTTGTCGACGATAGTTTCCAATTTGCATTTAACGGGGAAAGTGATTTTGCGCATACGTTATTCGTTTCTCACACAAATGATATTGAAAGAACAGTAAAAAGAATTAAAGAAATTATTGATGAAGTAAAGTCGACAGATTATTTCACAGAAGATATGCTACTGAGTGAAAAACGAGAAACAATTGGCGATTATTTATCGTCATTAAATTCACCAGAATATATTGCAAACCAATATACAAAATATTTCTTAGACGGTGGAAACCTATATGAAATTTTAGACATTATCGAAGCAGTAACAATTGATGACGTAAAAGAAGCATTTGAAACAGTATTAGATGACCACTACGTCTCTCAAGTAGAGATGGTAAAAAATGCGTAA
- a CDS encoding helix-turn-helix domain-containing protein: MRLGPYLRNIREQKGITLREMEERSLIRRDIIQIIESGRFEELPDNSHTKHLVRTYCDALQIDSDEIINRYGDEIPSKEKVYKERKENKVNKDLQYLKKTIYAFLTIVAILFIIWLVLLQIGSQGDYFRESKIYDQVETDTSHNEETFSIKLNKVEDKTAHYDVKTADDIKITLKGDGTLVNITDDEDHTYANEAVEDDTFLIDNDASQVFVAIEDNSKLSVFVNDVKLEEDEVQKEGTLFYQFNIERD, from the coding sequence ATGAGATTAGGACCGTATTTAAGAAATATAAGAGAACAAAAAGGAATTACCCTCCGCGAAATGGAAGAGCGTTCTCTTATTCGTCGTGACATCATACAAATTATAGAATCTGGTCGTTTTGAAGAGTTGCCAGATAATAGTCACACAAAACATCTCGTTCGTACGTATTGTGATGCATTACAAATAGATAGTGACGAAATTATTAATCGTTACGGTGATGAAATCCCGTCTAAAGAAAAAGTCTATAAAGAGAGAAAAGAAAATAAAGTCAATAAAGACTTACAATATTTAAAAAAGACAATTTATGCATTTTTAACAATTGTCGCTATTCTTTTTATCATCTGGCTCGTATTACTCCAAATAGGGAGTCAAGGTGATTACTTTAGAGAGTCTAAAATATACGATCAAGTTGAAACTGATACCTCTCATAATGAAGAAACGTTTAGTATTAAGCTAAATAAAGTTGAAGATAAAACTGCGCACTACGACGTTAAAACAGCAGACGATATAAAGATTACGCTAAAAGGTGATGGTACTTTAGTAAATATTACAGATGATGAAGACCATACATATGCAAACGAAGCAGTTGAAGATGATACGTTTTTAATTGATAATGATGCGTCACAAGTATTCGTTGCAATAGAGGATAACTCCAAACTTAGCGTTTTTGTGAATGATGTTAAACTAGAAGAAGATGAAGTTCAAAAAGAAGGTACGCTGTTTTATCAATTTAATATTGAGAGGGATTAA